One Panicum virgatum strain AP13 chromosome 9K, P.virgatum_v5, whole genome shotgun sequence genomic region harbors:
- the LOC120649405 gene encoding hydroxyproline O-galactosyltransferase GALT6-like: MPPKRACRLALLAAAAAYLLFLLLFELPSFSVSTAAPRGGDAAATPTHRARRRELEAAAASGLRSPSPLRPHKSAFPRRAPLAVSSVRFHRPNSSSSFDVSASAAFTAARPRLAHLLSYSDYASPSSSSPSPSPSTAAPASSCPATVSAPGDRLASGGAGAVAVELPCGMAVGSRVTVVARPRAARAEGEPRIAERREGGAPVMVSQFMVELLGTKAVQGEEPPRVLHFNPRIRGDFSGRPVIELNTCYRMQWAQPQRCEGFASRPDEDTVDGELKCEKWIRDDYSSSEESKMKSWLSRLIGRPGIDWPYPFAEGKQFVLTIIAGLEGYHVNVDGRHITSFPYRTGYNLEDATELSLKGDLDVESVFVAHLPSSPPSFSPQSYLEMSEQWKASPLPTEPVELFIGILSAANHFSERMAVRKSWMISTRRSSNVVARFFVALNGKKEVNEELKREAEYFGDIVIVPFMDNYDLVVLKTISIVEYGVRVVPAKHIMKCDDDTFVRIESVLDQVKKVQSGKSMYVGNINYYHRPLRSGKWSVTYEEWPEQVYPPYANGPGYVISSDIAQYILSEFDNKALRLFKMEDVSMGMWVEKFNTTRQPVEYLHDVRFYQPGCFDGYFTAHYQSPQHMICLWRKLQAGSAQCCNVR, from the exons ATGCCGCCGAAGCGCGCGTGCCGCCTCGCGctgctggccgcggcggcggcgtacctgctcttcctcctcctcttcgagCTCCCCTCCTTCTCCGTCTCCACCGCGGCTCCCCGCGGTGgagacgccgccgccacgcccacgcaccgcgcccgccgccgcgagctcgaggcggcggcggcctccgggCTCCGTTCGCCCTCCCCGCTCCGCCCGCACAAGAGCGCCTtcccgcgccgcgccccgctCGCCGTCTCGTCCGTCCGCTTCCACCGCcccaactcctcctcctccttcgacGTCTCCGCCTCCGCTGCCTTCACCGCCGCGCGTCCCCGCCTCGCGCACCTCCTCTCCTATTCAGATTACgcctcgccgtcctcctcctccccttcgcCGTCCCCTtccaccgccgccccggcctcctCCTGCCCCGCGACGGTCTCGGCGCCCGGGGACCGActcgcgagcggcggcgcgggagcggtggcggtggagctgCCGTGCGGGATGGCGGTGGGGTCGCGCGTCACGGTGgtggcgcggccgcgggcggcgcgggccgaGGGTGAGCCGAGGATCGCGGAGCGGAGGGAGGGGGGCGCGCCGGTCATGGTGTCGCAGTTCATGGTCGAGCTCCTGGGCACCAAGGCGGTGCAGGGGGAGGAGCCGCCCAGGGTGCTGCACTTCAACCCCAGGATCCGCGGGGACTTCAGCGGCCGCCCCGTCATCGAGCTCAACACGTGCTACCGGATGCAGTGGGCGCAGCCGCAGCGGTGCGAGGGGTTCGCGTCACGGCCGGACGAGGATACTG ttgacggggaattgaagtGTGAGAAATGGATACGGGATGATTACAGCAGCTCAGAAGAGTCAAAGATGAAATCGTGGTTGAGCCGTTTGATTGGTAGGCCGGGCATCGATTGGCCATACCCATTTGCAGAGGGCAAGCAATTTGTTCTGACCATAATAGCTGGTCTGGAAGGCTACCACGTCAATGTTGATGGCCGGCATATCACATCGTTCCCTTACCGCACT GGTTACAATCTGGAGGATGCAACTGAATTGTCTTTGAAAGGAGACCTTGATGTTGAGTCCGTCTTCGTTGCTCATTTGCCCAGTTCACCTCCTAGTTTCTCTCCACAGAGTTATCTCGAGATGTCTGAACAGTGGAAGGCTTCACCCTTACCAACTGAACCTGTGGAGCTTTTTATTGGCATCCTTTCAGCTGCTAACCATTTTTCTGAGCGTATGGCAGTTCGGAAGTCATGGATGATTTCTACCAGGAGATCATCTAATGTTGTTGCTCGCTTCTTTGTGGCTCTG AATGGAAAAAAGGAGGTAAATGAAGAGCTGAAAAGGGAGGCAGAGTACTTTGGGGACATAGTTATAGTGCCATTCATGGATAACTATGACCTTGTTGTTCTGAAAACCATTTCCATTGTCGAGTATGGG GTGAGGGTTGTTCCTGCAAAGCACATAATGAAATGCGACGATGATACATTTGTCAGAATTGAATCTGTTTTAGATCAAGTAAAGAAGGTCCAAAGTGGGAAGAGCATGTATGTAGGAAATATAAACTACTACCACAGGCCTTTACGGTCTGGGAAATGGTCTGTCACATATGAG GAATGGCCAGAGCAAGTATATCCTCCTTATGCTAATGGACCTGGCTACGTGATTTCATCAGATATTGCTCAATACATTTTATCTGAGTTTGATAACAAGGCATTAAGA CTATTCAAGATGGAAGATGTCAGTATGGGCATGTGGGTTGAGAAGTTCAATACCACTCGTCAGCCTGTAGAGTATTTGCATGATGTCAGGTTCTACCAACCTGGTTGCTTTGATGGTTACTTCACCGCGCACTACCAATCCCCACAGCACATGATTTGTTTGTGGAGAAAGTTGCAAGCTGGAAGCGCTCAGTGCTGCAATGTGAGATGA
- the LOC120649406 gene encoding uncharacterized protein LOC120649406, with amino-acid sequence MAAADDASSVALLRGLRSGAVDSTFVHRVDVCSAAPADLVANLEPVPGTNLAGDDGYSSVWYFYCLKRYKNAQGKPSGHRQRAIAGGDACWHSETRPKPVKGLAGATLCNLSYGRKEGSSRSFNRLGWCMTEYDEEGGDGHVLCKVYRSSSSLAKGKLKTSSTSTNPTSSEQASSASKRKATADHPQARPSKISHAQACATTSSYACVDQDFYQHVDHQLQEPLLTDDQITMPVGIDYESLFLAEEEQEQVQQQNTMVTAEVDQFQQNTLVTTAEEQQLQLNTMDGLLGDQGYHDYGSCSANTRFTMDQSLENIQFTMEELMGGPDHGEYGGCSPNTQFTMDEMFSRCCGPPTAVAPMDAGFFDGLAF; translated from the coding sequence ATGGCCGCGGCCGACGACGCGTCGTCCGTCGCGCTCCTGCGCGGCCTGCGCTCCGGCGCCGTCGACTCCACCTTTGTCCACCGCGTCGACGTCTGCTCCGCCGCCCCGGCGGACCTCGTCGCGAACCTGGAGCCGGTGCCGGGAACCAACCTCGCCGGAGACGACGGGTACAGCAGCGTATGGTACTTCTACTGCCTCAAGCGTTACAAGAACGCCCAAGGCAAACCGAGCGGACACAGGCAGCgcgccatcgccggcggcgacgcgtgctGGCACTCGGAGACGCGCCCGAAGCCCGTCAAGGGTCTGGCCGGCGCCACGCTCTGCAACCTGTCCTACGGCCGCAAGGAGGGCTCGAGCAGATCGTTCAACCGTTTGGGATGGTGCATGACTGAATACGATGAAGAAGGCGGCGATGGCCACGTCCTGTGCAAGGTTTATCGCTCGTCGTCCTCCCTTGCCAAGGGGAAGCTGAAGACGTCGTCAACATCCACCAACCCCACCTCGTCCGAGCAGGCCTCTTCTGCctccaagagaaaggcgacggCCGACCACCCTCAGGCGCGGCCGAGCAAGATCAGCCACGCGCAGGCCTGCGCCACCACCAGTAGCTACGCCTGCGTCGACCAGGACTTCTATCAGCATGTGGATCATCAACTGCAGGAGCCCTTGCTTACTGACGACCAGATCACGATGCCAGTGGGCATAGATTACGAGTCCCTGTTCCTAgctgaggaggagcaggagcaggttCAGCAGCAGAACACCATGGTTACAGCCGAGGTGGATCAGTTTCAGCAGAACACACTGGTGACCACAGCCGAGGAGCAGCAGCTTCAGCTGAACACCATGGACGGCTTGTTGGGCGACCAGGGGTACCACGATTACGGTAGCTGCTCCGCGAACACCCGGTTCACCATGGACCAGTCTCTGGAGAACATTCAGTTCACCATGGAGGAGTTGATGGGCGGCCCGGACCACGGCGAGTACGGTGGCTGCTCCCCAAACACCCAGTTCACCATGGACGAGATGTTCAGCAGATGCTGCGGCCCGCCGACAGCAGTGGCACCAATGGATGCTGGCTTCTTTGACGGCCTCGCCTTCTGA